The following proteins are encoded in a genomic region of Corylus avellana chromosome ca4, CavTom2PMs-1.0:
- the LOC132178069 gene encoding uncharacterized protein LOC132178069 produces MFDWLEYSEDKDAAYCLSCFLFAKKPMGRFRGSAFTIERFRNWKKVNEGTHCSFLVHMGNGPCSPYNNAVKCCGNLKNQSQHIDKVIDKQTSEEKLNNRLRLKTSIESNLYLAYQGCPYRGHDEGPNSKNRGNFLELIKLVSNFNDDVAKVVLENAPQYAKYSLPQVQKDILHVLAKRVQDAIREEIALVAASREVTVVHDFFSNLNFIINVVSASCKRHRDLQEAQEANIAYLIAIEELETGKGANQIGTLKPAVLEKIIKEGSTYSQRGDAEAAYEMITSFRFIFILHFMREIMGTTDCLCQHLQQKSKDILNAMQLVSNTKLLLQKLRNEDWDNFLEKVVSFSKKFEIDIPDLGARYVKGRGRLPRDYITVEHHYHFDVFNAAIDFQLQELDCRFGERAMELLTLSSALDPNDAYKSFNIDDICSLVEKYYSLHFSEQEKIILRFQLKHFEVDMLNHPKLQKLSSIAELCRGLIEAGKSDTYYLIDRLVFSDHINNFGLSAIRSFTFYRVVPFISSPAVAVTSSCLFEFFVLNKKFLLSRSVFMSEDK; encoded by the exons ATGTTTGATTGGTTAGAATATTCTGAGGACAAAGATGCTGCTTATTGTTTAAGCTGCtttctttttgctaaaaagccAATGGGGCGGTTTAGAGGTAGTGCATTTACTATTGAACGATTTCGCAATTGGAAGAAAGTTAATGAGGGTACGCATTGTTCTTTTTTGGTCCACATGGGAAATGGGCCATGTTCACCTTATAATAATGCTGTTAAGTGTTGTGGCAATTTGAAGAATCAATCTCAACATATTGATAAGgtgatagataagcaaacttcggaagaaaaattgaacaatcGATTGCGATTGAAGACTTCAATCGAATCTAATCTGTATTTAGCATATCAAGGATGTCCTTATAGAGGTCACGATGAAGGTCCTAATTCTAAAAATCGTGGCAATTTTCTTGAGTTGATAAAACTTGTGTCCAATTTCAACGACGATGTTGCTAaggttgttttagaaaatgctcCACAATATGCAAAATATAGTTTACCTCAAgtccaaaaagatattttacatgTCTTGGCAAAAAGGGTGCAAGATGCCATTCGTGAAGAAATTG cattagttgctGCATCTCGAGAGGTAACTGTTGTTCatgatttcttctcaaatttgaatttcattatcaatGTGGTTAGTGCTTCATGTAAACGTCATCGTGATCTGCAAGAAGCTCAAGAAGCAAATATCGCATATTTGATAGCTATTGAGGAACTTGAAACTGGAAAAGGAGCTAATcaaattggcactttgaaaccagctg TGCTTGAAAAGATTATAAAAGAAGGATCCACTTACTCTCAACGTGGGGATGCTGAAGCTGCTTATGAAATGATTACATCATTCagattcatatttattttacatttcatGAGGGAAATCATGGGTACCACTGATTGTCTTTGTCAACATTTGCAACAAAAATCTAAAGACATCTTGAATGCTATGCAATTAGTTTCTAATACAAAATTACTCctccaaaaattgagaaatgaagattgggataattttcttgagaaaGTAGTCTCTTTCTCtaagaaatttgaaatagacATTCCGGATTTGGGTGCTCGTTATGTTAAAGGCCGAGGTCGTCTTCCACGGGATTACATTACAGTGgaacatcattatcattttgatgtATTCAATGCTGCTAtagactttcaattgcaagagcttgaTTGTAGATTTGGTGAAAGGGCAATGGAACTCTTGACACTTAGTTCAGCTTTGGATCCAAATGATGcttataaatcatttaatattgatgatatatgtagtCTTGTAGAAAAGTActattctcttcatttttctgagcaggaaaaaattattttgagatttcAATTGAAGCATTTTGAAGTTGATATGCTTAATCATCCGAAACTACAAAAATTGTCTTCCATTGCGGAATTATGTCGAGGATTGATAGAGGCAGGAAAATCAGATACAtattatcttattgatagattg gtgttctccGACCATATCAACAACTTCGGCCTCTCCGCTATACGTTCATTCACCTTCTACCGTGTTGTGCCGTTTATCTCCTCTCCGGCCGTTGCTGTTACTTCTAGTTGTTtgtttgagttttttgttttgaataagaagtTTCTTCTTTCTAGATCTGTCTTCATGAGCGAGGATAAATAA